The proteins below come from a single Chryseobacterium nepalense genomic window:
- the pnuC gene encoding nicotinamide riboside transporter PnuC yields MNLYNLFVKPYETYTNLQIFLEAFATVFGILSVYFSIKKNIWVYPTGIISTLIYVYILFNFGLLGDCMINVYYTVMSIYGWVLWAKNSDDHVHVEVSWATKKEWLYGILLFALSLILVTVVYYYKPYIDNSFSMENISLGLYHLDWGNWLDVITTSVFLVGMWFMAKRRIENWVFWIIGDFICIPMMIYKGLGITSVQYLVFTIMAIQGYITWKKSLRKS; encoded by the coding sequence ATGAACCTATACAATCTTTTCGTAAAACCCTACGAAACCTACACAAACCTTCAGATTTTCCTGGAAGCCTTTGCAACCGTATTCGGAATTTTAAGTGTTTATTTTTCCATTAAAAAGAATATCTGGGTCTATCCTACAGGAATTATTTCCACGCTTATTTATGTCTATATTCTTTTCAATTTCGGGCTGTTGGGCGACTGTATGATTAATGTCTATTATACGGTAATGAGTATTTACGGATGGGTTTTATGGGCAAAAAATTCGGATGACCATGTTCACGTTGAAGTTTCATGGGCTACAAAAAAAGAATGGCTGTATGGGATTTTACTTTTTGCCTTAAGTTTAATCTTAGTAACTGTAGTATATTATTATAAGCCGTATATCGACAACAGTTTTTCAATGGAAAACATCAGTTTAGGGCTGTATCACCTGGATTGGGGCAATTGGTTAGATGTAATCACCACGTCCGTATTTTTAGTAGGAATGTGGTTTATGGCAAAAAGACGCATTGAAAACTGGGTTTTCTGGATCATCGGAGATTTTATCTGTATACCTATGATGATTTATAAAGGTCTCGGTATCACTTCGGTTCAATATTTGGTATTTACTATAATGGCAATCCAGGGCTATATTACCTGGAAAAAAAGTTTAAGAAAAAGTTAG
- a CDS encoding TonB-dependent receptor: MNQTEIINIFTKKTLGLTFVLSAAALAFAQEKVGISGSVVSKSNQPVPYASVTFTNKANKQLSDATLTDEKGQYKLDLTPGQYDISVEAIDYKKSTITKQITAAGNIGALSIDPEASATNMKTGEIQGVTITAASTKPYKVELDKRTYDPSQDIVSKGGNLQDVLSNVPSVSVDTDGTVSMRGSSNVRFLINGKPSALLGIDDGANALQSIPADQIERIEVITNPSSKFEASGTAGILNIILKKNKKTGFNGSVTGTLGYLPQTNLNTNLSWRKGNFTWFLNGGGGYRESKSTNRNDDYFSNAVNADDQIQRNTNSENNSKNNNYNASAGIVYDISDKTSVNASGTVRTFDNESVGNIDYFYDFLAIPNSRSQRITLGTNNNLAFQGDFGLDHKFDDKGQNLSLSLSLQRNRSYNDTDIDQTRDGLFELRNIVNQNTINRTVIAKADYELPIGENSKLEAGYRLDINNNDYSNDVQQSTVTTPALSFLRPYTYDANYKEMFNAFYVQFKSKIGNLGYQLGLRDEISSIDIAYKNLVPTSPALNTTKNYNNLFPSVYLSYEFSKDNQLLLNYTRRIDRPRSFFLIPNPNYNDNQNIFDGNIDLNPSYVDSYEFGYSISKKKFTINPTLYYRHQTDDTKMLVYNKLATDEAGNILTPKVIESHTKPINLGTDDRYGLDLNFNFDATSWLKFLGNVDLFGYNTKGSIAYDTFDLDGNPTQAIANFEGKGFSTRARLTSTVKVDKTFSLQVQGFYRGGQKTAYQDRKDMYAINFGASKTIWNGNATISFNIQDIFNTRAMRSTTYTANSVRDSYMQWQPRQFALSFTYRFKQGEKVEQPKRKKDINANDTGGDEQGGPM, encoded by the coding sequence ATGAATCAGACGGAAATCATTAACATTTTTACAAAGAAAACCCTAGGGCTTACTTTTGTACTTTCGGCCGCAGCGTTGGCTTTTGCACAGGAGAAGGTGGGTATTTCAGGGTCGGTTGTCAGCAAGAGCAATCAGCCCGTTCCTTATGCCTCAGTTACGTTCACTAACAAAGCAAACAAACAGTTGAGTGATGCAACACTCACCGATGAAAAGGGACAATATAAGCTTGATCTTACACCCGGACAATACGACATTTCTGTTGAGGCAATCGATTACAAAAAAAGTACTATTACCAAACAGATTACAGCAGCGGGCAATATCGGTGCACTTTCTATTGATCCTGAAGCAAGCGCAACCAATATGAAAACCGGAGAAATCCAGGGCGTTACTATCACTGCAGCTTCTACAAAACCTTATAAAGTTGAACTTGATAAAAGAACCTACGACCCTTCTCAGGATATTGTAAGCAAGGGAGGAAATCTTCAGGATGTCCTTTCTAATGTTCCTTCTGTGTCTGTTGATACCGATGGTACGGTTTCCATGAGAGGAAGCTCTAATGTACGTTTTTTAATTAATGGTAAACCGTCTGCACTTTTAGGAATTGACGACGGGGCTAATGCTTTACAGAGTATTCCGGCAGACCAGATCGAAAGAATTGAAGTAATTACAAACCCTTCTTCTAAATTTGAGGCGAGCGGAACAGCAGGTATTTTAAATATCATTTTAAAGAAAAACAAAAAAACAGGTTTCAACGGAAGTGTTACGGGAACTTTAGGGTACCTTCCCCAAACCAACCTGAATACCAATTTAAGCTGGAGAAAAGGAAACTTTACATGGTTCCTGAACGGCGGCGGCGGATACAGAGAGTCTAAAAGCACCAACAGAAATGATGATTATTTCAGCAATGCTGTGAATGCCGATGATCAGATCCAGAGAAATACGAATTCTGAGAACAACAGCAAGAATAACAACTATAATGCTTCTGCCGGAATCGTTTATGACATATCGGATAAAACTTCCGTAAACGCATCCGGAACCGTAAGAACGTTTGATAATGAAAGTGTAGGAAATATTGATTATTTCTACGATTTTTTAGCAATTCCAAATAGTCGTTCGCAAAGGATTACATTAGGAACCAATAACAACCTGGCATTTCAGGGAGATTTCGGATTAGACCATAAATTTGACGATAAAGGACAAAATTTATCCTTATCATTAAGTTTACAAAGAAACCGTTCTTATAACGATACCGATATTGATCAGACCCGTGATGGTTTATTTGAATTAAGGAATATTGTTAACCAGAATACAATAAACAGAACCGTAATTGCCAAAGCGGATTATGAACTTCCGATTGGAGAAAACTCTAAACTTGAGGCAGGTTACCGATTGGATATCAACAATAACGATTACAGCAATGATGTACAGCAAAGCACTGTAACCACTCCTGCATTGTCATTTTTAAGACCGTATACTTATGATGCCAATTACAAAGAAATGTTTAATGCTTTCTATGTGCAGTTTAAAAGCAAAATCGGAAATTTAGGATACCAGTTAGGACTGAGAGATGAAATTTCAAGCATTGATATTGCTTATAAAAATTTAGTTCCGACGAGCCCGGCTTTAAATACTACAAAAAACTATAACAACCTGTTTCCAAGTGTGTATTTAAGCTATGAATTTTCAAAAGACAATCAGTTATTATTAAATTATACCCGAAGAATTGACCGTCCGAGATCTTTCTTCCTGATTCCGAATCCTAATTATAATGACAACCAGAATATTTTCGACGGTAATATCGATCTGAACCCTTCTTATGTTGATTCATATGAATTCGGATACAGCATTTCCAAGAAAAAATTCACGATTAACCCTACATTATACTACAGACATCAGACTGACGATACTAAAATGTTAGTATATAACAAATTAGCAACAGATGAAGCTGGAAATATTCTTACGCCAAAGGTGATCGAATCTCATACAAAACCTATCAATCTTGGTACCGATGACCGATACGGATTGGATTTAAACTTCAACTTTGATGCAACAAGCTGGCTGAAATTCCTCGGAAATGTTGATTTATTCGGATATAATACAAAAGGAAGCATTGCGTATGATACTTTTGATCTGGATGGAAACCCTACACAGGCTATTGCTAATTTTGAAGGAAAAGGATTCTCAACAAGAGCAAGACTTACTTCTACGGTAAAGGTTGATAAAACATTCAGTTTACAGGTACAGGGATTCTATAGAGGTGGCCAGAAAACAGCCTATCAAGATAGAAAAGATATGTATGCCATTAATTTCGGAGCTTCAAAAACGATCTGGAACGGAAATGCAACCATTTCTTTCAATATCCAGGACATTTTCAACACGAGAGCAATGAGATCTACCACTTATACAGCAAACAGCGTAAGAGATTCTTACATGCAGTGGCAGCCAAGACAGTTCGCTCTATCGTTTACTTACAGATTTAAACAGGGAGAGAAAGTGGAACAGCCGAAACGTAAAAAAGACATTAATGCCAATGATACTGGCGGAGATGAGCAGGGAGGACCAATGTAA
- a CDS encoding APC family permease, which translates to MSKIWTKKPMSAFENDMKSSQLKRVLGKWSLTAIGIGAIIGGGIFVLTGTGAYYHAGPALAISFIIAGIACIFAALCYSEFASILPVEGSAYAYAYGTVGEIFAWIIGWGLILEYAMGSMTVAVSWSGYFNKLLKMFGIHLPEYLTSDPASYTGEGFSMNLPAFLIVLFVIGILIKGTKEAAKTNNLIVIMKVSAVLFVIIAGVFFINTSNWDPFIPAQKMVMEGDKMKEAYGIQGIVSGAAAIFFAYIGFDAVSTQAGEAINPKKDVPFAIIVSLLVCTGLYILVSLVLTGMMHYSDFDPQGKYPDAIKAPVAYAFEIAGQGWAGYIITIAATIGLISVLMVMIMGQSRIFLGMSKDGLIPKMFSDVHPVRKTPAKSLMLLGIVIATIAALTPISKLADMTSFGTLFAFTMVCVAVWILRKKEPNLPRSFKVPALPVIATLGICINVYLIWNLSHEAKYLSMGWLALGVLIYFTYSLRNSKLHKVGYGETFKAEQEPLEKPDLDL; encoded by the coding sequence ATGTCTAAAATTTGGACCAAGAAACCGATGAGTGCTTTCGAAAATGATATGAAAAGCAGTCAGCTCAAAAGAGTACTCGGTAAATGGAGTCTTACAGCTATCGGGATCGGTGCTATCATTGGAGGGGGAATTTTCGTACTTACAGGTACCGGAGCTTACTACCATGCAGGACCCGCATTAGCCATCTCTTTTATCATTGCAGGAATCGCTTGTATTTTCGCTGCATTATGTTATTCTGAATTTGCTTCCATACTTCCTGTGGAAGGATCTGCGTATGCGTATGCGTACGGAACGGTGGGAGAGATCTTTGCCTGGATCATCGGATGGGGGCTTATCCTCGAGTATGCAATGGGATCTATGACGGTGGCTGTATCATGGTCCGGCTATTTTAATAAACTTTTAAAAATGTTCGGTATTCATCTTCCCGAATATCTTACTTCTGACCCAGCCAGTTATACTGGGGAAGGTTTTTCTATGAATTTACCAGCTTTCCTTATCGTTTTATTTGTGATCGGAATTCTGATCAAAGGAACAAAAGAGGCCGCTAAGACCAATAACCTTATTGTAATCATGAAAGTTTCGGCAGTATTGTTTGTGATTATTGCAGGTGTATTTTTTATTAATACCTCTAATTGGGATCCTTTTATTCCTGCACAGAAAATGGTAATGGAAGGTGATAAAATGAAAGAAGCATACGGAATCCAGGGAATTGTTTCCGGAGCTGCTGCCATATTTTTTGCTTATATCGGTTTTGATGCTGTTTCCACTCAGGCAGGTGAAGCAATTAATCCTAAAAAAGATGTGCCTTTCGCCATCATTGTTTCATTGTTGGTTTGTACAGGTCTTTATATTCTGGTGTCTCTTGTTTTAACAGGGATGATGCATTATTCGGATTTTGATCCTCAGGGAAAATATCCGGACGCTATTAAAGCACCGGTTGCTTATGCTTTTGAAATTGCAGGACAAGGCTGGGCAGGATATATCATTACAATAGCAGCAACAATTGGTTTGATTTCTGTATTAATGGTAATGATCATGGGACAATCAAGAATTTTCCTTGGAATGTCTAAAGACGGGCTTATTCCGAAAATGTTCAGCGATGTTCATCCTGTAAGAAAAACCCCGGCCAAAAGCTTAATGCTTTTAGGGATTGTAATTGCTACGATAGCCGCTTTAACGCCAATCAGCAAACTCGCGGATATGACAAGTTTCGGTACTCTTTTCGCTTTCACAATGGTGTGTGTAGCGGTTTGGATTCTCAGAAAAAAAGAACCGAATCTGCCAAGATCATTTAAAGTGCCGGCACTACCTGTTATTGCAACATTAGGAATCTGTATCAACGTTTATCTAATCTGGAACCTGAGCCATGAAGCAAAATACCTTTCTATGGGCTGGCTTGCACTGGGAGTTTTAATTTACTTCACCTACAGTCTTAGAAACAGTAAACTTCATAAGGTTGGTTACGGCGAAACTTTCAAAGCAGAGCAGGAGCCGCTGGAAAAACCGGATCTTGATCTTTAA
- the mltG gene encoding endolytic transglycosylase MltG encodes MKKAILIIALLIFVIGGFFGFKFYSKYYGNNIKNDGYVLIPHNAGFKQILDSAAKYVDNRETFEAVAKEKDLEKFYKAGRYHFQKGLGNAHLVNMIKAGNQSENSFRIGDFGDVYQMLGKVTKKTELDSLEFVKGLNTIAAEKGYNNAEDLKKYFFIDTYNFFWTVTPKDFFNRFNDQYNEFWNAERKAKEQQSGLTREQIYALASIVYKESGGKKDEMKTIAGLYLNRYRKGMKLQSDPTVIYAINKQTNFQQPIKRVFYKHLSTPSPYNTYANKGIPPGPICVVDKNSVDAVLNAEKNNYIFMCADPARLGYHKFTASAEQHAINAKAYQDWLNSNNIK; translated from the coding sequence ATGAAAAAAGCTATCCTCATTATTGCCCTGCTTATTTTTGTAATAGGTGGATTTTTTGGTTTTAAATTTTATTCCAAATATTACGGAAACAATATCAAAAATGACGGTTATGTTCTCATTCCTCATAATGCCGGTTTTAAACAGATTTTAGATTCGGCGGCAAAATATGTAGACAACCGGGAAACATTTGAAGCGGTAGCTAAAGAAAAAGACCTTGAAAAATTTTATAAAGCAGGACGCTATCATTTTCAGAAAGGATTGGGAAATGCTCATCTTGTAAACATGATCAAAGCAGGAAACCAGAGTGAGAACAGCTTTAGAATCGGGGATTTCGGGGATGTGTACCAAATGTTGGGTAAAGTAACCAAAAAAACAGAACTGGATTCTTTGGAATTTGTGAAAGGACTCAACACCATCGCAGCCGAAAAAGGCTATAATAACGCAGAAGATCTTAAAAAATATTTTTTTATTGATACCTATAATTTTTTCTGGACGGTAACACCAAAAGATTTTTTTAACAGGTTCAATGATCAGTATAATGAATTCTGGAATGCTGAAAGAAAAGCCAAAGAGCAGCAATCAGGTCTTACGAGAGAACAGATTTATGCACTCGCTTCCATTGTTTATAAAGAATCCGGCGGTAAAAAGGACGAGATGAAGACCATTGCCGGCCTTTATCTGAACCGCTACAGAAAGGGAATGAAATTACAATCGGACCCCACAGTTATTTATGCCATTAATAAACAGACTAATTTCCAGCAGCCTATTAAAAGAGTTTTCTATAAACATTTATCTACGCCATCTCCTTATAATACCTATGCCAATAAAGGTATTCCTCCGGGACCAATTTGTGTGGTAGATAAAAATTCTGTTGACGCAGTTTTAAATGCTGAAAAAAACAATTATATTTTTATGTGTGCCGATCCTGCAAGATTAGGATACCACAAATTCACTGCAAGTGCCGAACAGCATGCAATTAATGCAAAAGCATATCAGGACTGGCTGAATTCAAATAATATAAAATAA
- the dapF gene encoding diaminopimelate epimerase translates to MEFYKYQGTGNDFVMIDNRSGEWDDLSIASIQKLCDRRFGIGADGLIKINKAEGFDFEVDYYNSDGSKSFCGNGARCSVAFAFFLDIFEGKCRFTAIDGAHEAEIHNGIVKLKMNDVETIAVDGNDTVMNTGSPHYVKYVEDLVNYNVFAEGSGIRNSENYKEKGINVNFVEKINEDEIFVRTYERGVEDETYSCGTGVTASALTFLQNNNLISVNVKTLGGNLKVYAEKDGNSFRNIWLEGPAKQVFKGRIDVL, encoded by the coding sequence ATGGAATTTTACAAATATCAGGGAACCGGAAATGACTTCGTAATGATAGACAATCGTTCCGGAGAATGGGATGACCTTTCAATAGCCAGTATTCAGAAGCTCTGTGACCGACGATTCGGTATCGGCGCGGACGGACTGATCAAAATAAATAAGGCAGAAGGTTTTGATTTTGAAGTTGATTATTATAATTCCGACGGCTCCAAAAGCTTTTGCGGAAACGGGGCCCGATGTTCGGTTGCGTTTGCTTTCTTCCTTGATATTTTTGAAGGTAAATGCCGGTTTACAGCCATTGACGGAGCTCACGAAGCGGAAATCCACAACGGAATCGTAAAACTGAAAATGAATGATGTGGAAACCATTGCTGTTGACGGAAATGATACCGTAATGAATACAGGTTCGCCACATTATGTAAAATATGTTGAAGATCTTGTGAATTATAATGTTTTTGCAGAAGGAAGCGGTATCCGAAATTCGGAAAACTACAAAGAAAAGGGGATCAATGTAAACTTTGTGGAAAAAATTAATGAAGATGAAATATTTGTAAGAACCTATGAACGAGGCGTTGAAGATGAAACATACAGCTGTGGTACAGGAGTTACAGCTTCTGCTTTAACCTTTCTTCAAAATAACAATCTAATTTCCGTAAATGTGAAGACTTTGGGAGGAAATCTTAAAGTATATGCTGAAAAAGACGGAAATTCTTTCAGAAATATTTGGCTGGAAGGCCCTGCGAAACAGGTTTTTAAAGGAAGAATAGATGTTTTGTAA